Sequence from the Aneurinibacillus sp. REN35 genome:
CATCAGCCGTCGGATCGGCTTCTGCAAATCCAAGCGCCTGCGCCTGCGCCAGCACATCATCATATGGTTGCTGTTCTTCTTCCATCTTGGTTAGAATGTAATTGGTCGTTCCATTTAAAATACCGTATATACGTGTAATACGGTTTGCATTCAGCAGTTGGCTGAGCACATTGAGAATCGGGATGCCGCCGCCTACGCTTGCCTCATACAGAAGGGAGACTTGCTGCGCTTCTGCCCTATCATGCAGGTGCGCACCATATGCCGCGATCAATTCCTTATTCGCGGATACGATATGGCACTTACGGCTGATCGCTTCTTCCATATAGCCAAGAGCTGGGTCAAGCCCACCCATCGCATCCACCACAATGTCAGCCCCCCTCTCCCAGATTTCTTCAATGTCTGTCGTAAGTAGATGGTGGGGCACTTCTACTTGCCGCGGCTTCTTACGATCACGCACCAATACACCTACCACTTCAAAGCGTGCGCCTGTCTGCCTCTCAATCCGTTGTGCATGTGTACGCAGAATCGTCACAATGCCGGACCCCACTGTTCCCAGCCCAAGTAGAGCAATCTTCCATGTCTTCATCTATGTTTCCTCCTCTGTTTTTTGTTTTCGCTTATGTATAATGCCATATAAAAAAACCCTCTTCCGGAGAAGAGGGTTGGATGCATAATGTACCAGGTCCTCCTCTCATCTGCCAAAGCATCAACTATGCTTTGATGGAATTAGCACCTTTCAGGCAGCGCCTGCGGTTGCTGAAGCTTCATCGGGCCATATCCCTCCGCTTCTCTAGATAAGAGTGTCTTACTGTTATTCATTTGTTTGAATTGTAAATTATCCTACCTTGTTTTCTTAGAAATGTCAAACTTAAACTCAACCTTATCATCTGAACCAGGCAAGGATCTGGTCTATGAGATTCTTTAGGAACGTGAGAATTTCCTGTACCAGTGACTTGGCTTCCGGGTTACTATTCAGAAAATCCTGTACCTGCCCTTTATAGCTAGAAATCTGATCCAATGCTTTGTTCCAGTCGATATTAAGGTCTTGAATTTTGCGCAGAATGCTTACCAGTGATTCAATTTCAGCATCAGAGAGCTGAAGGCCCATCTGATTGGCTACGTTGCGGATCATCTCACGCAATTGATCATCCGTCATATTGCCGGTTTGCTTGGCAAGCTCGGCTTTCAGACGGGTCAAAAGTTCAGCCGCCTTCTCCTTATCACCGATTTGCTCCCCGATTTTTGCGGTGGTGACCATTTCTTCATTAGCGACTTTTTTCTGATTCTCATCAATCTTGGTGCCTGTAACCGTCTCATACGCTTTCATGATACCGGTCAACGCCGCCGTGCCGGATACACGGAATGGCGCATCAATCTTTACATTCGCATCCTTTACACCAGCAGTCGCCAGTGCATTCTCATACATGGCCTTGCTGACCCAAGTTATATTGTTTGTTTCTACATGAATGCCTTGGCCCGGCTCTGCAAGCTGAATCATTGCCGATGAAAGGGCTCGGCTCCCAATTACACTTTTGCTCAACAGACCGTCAAGATATTTATGTTCCTCTTGATTCGTTACAGTAAGCTCCTGGGCATTGCTCGGCGCTCCAAAACGACTTTGAATTTGTTGTTTCTGTGTCGATGTCAAATCTTTACCGTATGTTACGATGGTATCTCCTGGCGCTGCGTCCGCATATGCGGTCGCTGTCGTTAGAAGAAAAAGAAGCAGGGCTAAAAACAGCTTCCTCACTTCCGTCACTCCTCCCCAATGAAAAAATAGCTTGTGCATTATGAATGTATTCCCCTCACGCCAGAACAGAACACGCCCGGCGCACAATGCACCTTTGGCAGCATGTGGGGGCATTCACATCTTCTGATTATAGCACAGGAAGGAAAAGAAGAAAGAACCTTATTCCTATGCAGCCCGCATC
This genomic interval carries:
- a CDS encoding DUF1002 domain-containing protein encodes the protein MHKLFFHWGGVTEVRKLFLALLLFLLTTATAYADAAPGDTIVTYGKDLTSTQKQQIQSRFGAPSNAQELTVTNQEEHKYLDGLLSKSVIGSRALSSAMIQLAEPGQGIHVETNNITWVSKAMYENALATAGVKDANVKIDAPFRVSGTAALTGIMKAYETVTGTKIDENQKKVANEEMVTTAKIGEQIGDKEKAAELLTRLKAELAKQTGNMTDDQLREMIRNVANQMGLQLSDAEIESLVSILRKIQDLNIDWNKALDQISSYKGQVQDFLNSNPEAKSLVQEILTFLKNLIDQILAWFR